A DNA window from Amycolatopsis sp. DSM 110486 contains the following coding sequences:
- a CDS encoding GNAT family N-acetyltransferase, protein MPVDHPDARAIVREYLTDVASRYWGRPATEAEVDQVLADEPGDDLVAPTGAFLIARLPDGTVTGCAGTRVVRPGLNELTKVYVRPAHRGQGGGARLVAAAEEAARSLGAETLRLDTRHDLVEARALYARTGYTEVEPFNDDQYAEHWFSKPLG, encoded by the coding sequence ATGCCCGTCGATCACCCTGACGCGCGCGCGATCGTGCGCGAGTACCTCACGGACGTCGCGAGCCGTTACTGGGGCCGACCGGCCACGGAAGCGGAGGTCGACCAGGTTCTGGCCGACGAGCCCGGCGACGATCTCGTCGCCCCGACCGGCGCGTTCCTCATCGCCCGCCTGCCCGACGGCACCGTGACCGGCTGCGCCGGCACGCGCGTGGTGCGGCCCGGGCTGAACGAGCTCACGAAGGTGTACGTGCGCCCGGCCCACCGCGGCCAGGGCGGCGGCGCACGCCTCGTGGCGGCGGCCGAGGAGGCGGCGCGGTCACTGGGAGCCGAGACGCTGCGGCTCGACACCCGGCACGACCTCGTCGAGGCCCGGGCACTGTACGCGCGGACCGGGTACACGGAGGTCGAACCGTTCAACGACGACCAGTACGCGGAGCACTGGTTCTCGAAACCGCTCGGGTGA
- a CDS encoding DNA-directed RNA polymerase subunit beta': protein MLDVNFFDELRIGLATADDIRQWSYGEVKKPETINYRTLKPEKDGLFCEKIFGPTRDWECYCGKYKRVRFKGIICERCGVEVTRAKVRRERMGHIELAAPVTHIWYFKGVPSRLGYLLDLAPKDLEKIIYFAAYVITGVNAELRHNDLPTLENEIGVERKNLETKRDADIEARAQKLEADLAELEAEGAKSDVRRKVKEGGEREMRQLRDRAGRELDRLEEVWTTFTKLDARQLIADELLYRELVDRYGEYFTGGMGAEAIQKLAAEFDVAAEADNLRDTIRNGKGQKKLRALKRLKVVAAFQATGNDPRGMVLDAVPVIPPDLRPMVQLDGGRFATSDLNDLYRRVINRNNRLKRLIDLGAPEIIVNNEKRMLQEAVDALFDNGRRGRPVTGPGNRPLKSLSDLLKGKQGRFRQNLLGKRVDYSGRSVIIVGPQLKLHQCGLPKDMALELFKPFVMKRLVDLNHAQNIKSAKRMVERSRPQVWDVLEEVITGHPVMLNRAPTLHRLGIQAFEPQLVEGKAIQLHPLVCEAFNADFDGDQMAVHLPLSAEAQAEARILMLSANNILSPASGRPLAMPRLDMVTGLFHLTRLNEKAEGAGNAYSSPAEAIMAYDRKALSLHAPIKIRVTDRQPAKADEARLAEKGWEPGKMWLAETTLGRVLFNDLLPADYPFVNEPMPKKRQAAIVNDLAERYSMTQVAQTLDKLKDAGFYWATRSGVTVAISDVLVPEGKKAILDEYEGKADQVEKRYQRGQLSHTERNNELVKVWTQATEEVHKIMETALPDDNPIAMIVKSGAAGNMTQVRSLAGMRGLVSNPKGEYIPRPIKANFREGLSVAEYFIATHGARKGLADTALRTADSGYLTRRLVDVSQDVIVREVDCGTTRGIMMVVGEDVGDGKVVPDQHVETSVYARNLATDAVDAKGNVVLNAGDDVGDPAIAKLLSSGITKVKVRSVLTCESAVGVCATCYGRSMATGELVDVGEAVGIVAAQSIGEPGTQLTMRTFHQGGVAGDDITTGLPRVTELFEARVPKGKAPIADVDGRVRIEESERFWKITLIPDDGSEEIVFDKLSKRQRLANTPNGPLGDGDHVNVGQQLLEGTPDPHEVLRVMGPREAQMHLTDEVQKVYRAQGVSIHDKHIEVIVRQMLRRVTVIDSGGTDFLPGELPERTKFEARNRSTVSEGGEPASGRPVLMGITKASLTTDSWLSAASFQETTRVLTDAAINGRSDRLVGLKENVIIGKLIPAGTGINKYRNIQVQPTEEARVAAYAIPSYDDGYYTPDVFGSGTGAAVPLDDYDFGRDFR, encoded by the coding sequence GTGCTGGACGTCAATTTCTTCGATGAGCTCCGCATCGGTCTTGCCACCGCAGATGACATCCGTCAGTGGTCGTACGGCGAGGTCAAGAAGCCGGAGACCATCAACTACCGGACTCTCAAGCCTGAGAAGGACGGTCTCTTCTGCGAGAAGATCTTCGGTCCCACCCGGGACTGGGAGTGCTACTGCGGCAAGTACAAGCGCGTCCGCTTCAAGGGCATCATCTGTGAGCGCTGCGGCGTCGAGGTGACCCGCGCCAAGGTGCGCCGCGAGCGGATGGGCCACATCGAGCTGGCCGCGCCCGTCACCCACATCTGGTACTTCAAGGGTGTTCCCTCCCGCCTGGGCTACCTGCTGGACCTGGCGCCGAAGGACCTCGAGAAGATCATCTACTTCGCGGCCTACGTCATCACGGGCGTGAACGCGGAGCTGCGCCACAACGACCTGCCGACCCTCGAGAACGAGATCGGCGTCGAGCGCAAGAACCTCGAGACGAAGCGTGACGCGGACATCGAGGCTCGCGCGCAGAAGCTGGAAGCCGACCTGGCCGAGCTGGAGGCGGAGGGCGCCAAGTCCGACGTGCGCCGCAAGGTCAAGGAAGGCGGCGAGCGCGAGATGCGTCAGCTGCGCGACCGCGCCGGCCGCGAGCTCGACCGCCTCGAGGAGGTCTGGACGACCTTCACGAAGCTCGACGCGCGTCAGCTGATCGCCGACGAGCTGCTCTACCGCGAGCTGGTCGACCGCTACGGCGAGTACTTCACCGGCGGCATGGGCGCGGAGGCCATCCAGAAGCTGGCCGCCGAGTTCGACGTCGCTGCCGAAGCCGACAACCTGCGCGACACCATCCGCAACGGCAAGGGCCAGAAGAAGCTGCGCGCGCTCAAGCGCCTCAAGGTCGTGGCCGCCTTCCAGGCGACCGGCAACGACCCGCGCGGCATGGTGCTCGACGCCGTGCCGGTCATCCCGCCGGACCTGCGCCCGATGGTGCAGCTCGACGGTGGCCGGTTCGCGACGTCGGACCTGAACGACCTGTACCGCCGCGTGATCAACCGCAACAACCGCCTCAAGCGACTGATCGACCTCGGCGCGCCCGAGATCATCGTGAACAACGAGAAGCGGATGCTGCAGGAGGCCGTCGACGCGCTGTTCGACAACGGCCGCCGCGGTCGTCCCGTCACCGGCCCGGGCAACCGGCCGCTGAAGTCGCTGTCCGACCTGCTCAAGGGCAAGCAGGGCCGGTTCCGCCAGAACCTGCTCGGCAAGCGCGTGGACTACTCGGGCCGTTCGGTCATCATCGTCGGCCCGCAGCTGAAGCTGCACCAGTGCGGTCTGCCGAAGGACATGGCGCTCGAGCTGTTCAAGCCGTTCGTCATGAAGCGGCTGGTCGACCTGAACCACGCTCAGAACATCAAGTCCGCCAAGCGGATGGTGGAGCGTTCGCGCCCGCAGGTGTGGGACGTGCTCGAAGAGGTCATCACCGGTCACCCGGTGATGCTGAACCGCGCACCGACCCTGCACCGCCTCGGCATCCAGGCCTTCGAGCCGCAGCTGGTGGAAGGCAAGGCCATCCAGCTGCACCCGCTGGTCTGCGAGGCGTTCAACGCGGACTTCGACGGTGACCAGATGGCGGTGCACCTGCCGCTGTCGGCCGAGGCGCAGGCCGAGGCCCGGATCCTGATGCTGTCGGCGAACAACATCCTGTCGCCGGCGTCGGGCCGCCCGCTCGCCATGCCGCGTCTGGACATGGTCACGGGCCTGTTCCACCTGACCCGCCTCAACGAGAAGGCCGAGGGCGCGGGCAACGCGTACTCGTCGCCGGCCGAGGCGATCATGGCGTACGACCGCAAGGCGCTGAGCCTGCACGCTCCCATCAAGATCCGCGTCACGGACCGCCAGCCGGCCAAGGCCGACGAAGCGCGGCTCGCGGAGAAGGGCTGGGAGCCGGGCAAGATGTGGCTGGCCGAGACGACGCTGGGTCGCGTGCTGTTCAACGACCTGCTGCCGGCGGACTACCCGTTCGTGAACGAGCCGATGCCGAAGAAGCGTCAGGCCGCGATCGTGAACGACCTCGCCGAGCGGTACTCGATGACGCAGGTGGCGCAGACGCTGGACAAGCTCAAGGACGCCGGCTTCTACTGGGCGACCCGCTCGGGCGTCACGGTGGCCATCTCCGACGTGCTCGTGCCCGAGGGCAAGAAGGCCATTCTCGACGAGTACGAGGGCAAGGCCGACCAGGTCGAGAAGCGGTACCAGCGTGGTCAGCTGTCCCACACCGAGCGCAACAACGAGCTCGTCAAGGTGTGGACGCAGGCCACCGAAGAGGTCCACAAGATCATGGAGACGGCGCTGCCGGACGACAACCCGATCGCCATGATCGTGAAGTCGGGCGCGGCGGGCAACATGACGCAGGTCCGGTCGCTGGCCGGCATGCGTGGCCTCGTGTCGAACCCGAAGGGTGAGTACATCCCGCGTCCGATCAAGGCCAACTTCCGTGAAGGCCTGTCGGTGGCGGAGTACTTCATCGCGACGCACGGTGCCCGGAAGGGTCTGGCGGACACGGCTCTCCGTACCGCCGACTCGGGTTACCTGACCCGTCGTCTGGTGGACGTCTCGCAGGACGTCATCGTCCGCGAGGTCGACTGCGGCACCACGCGCGGCATCATGATGGTCGTCGGCGAGGACGTCGGTGACGGCAAGGTCGTGCCGGACCAGCACGTGGAGACCAGCGTGTACGCGCGGAACCTCGCGACGGACGCGGTGGACGCCAAGGGCAACGTCGTGCTCAACGCCGGTGACGACGTGGGCGACCCGGCCATCGCGAAGCTGCTCTCCAGCGGCATCACGAAGGTCAAGGTCCGCTCGGTCCTCACCTGCGAGTCGGCAGTCGGTGTGTGCGCGACCTGCTACGGCCGTTCGATGGCGACGGGCGAGCTCGTCGACGTCGGCGAGGCCGTGGGCATCGTCGCCGCCCAGTCGATCGGTGAGCCGGGTACGCAGCTGACGATGCGTACGTTCCACCAGGGTGGTGTCGCCGGTGACGACATCACGACCGGTCTGCCCCGTGTCACCGAGCTCTTCGAGGCTCGCGTGCCGAAGGGCAAGGCGCCGATCGCGGACGTCGACGGCCGCGTGCGGATCGAGGAGAGCGAGCGATTCTGGAAGATCACCCTGATCCCGGACGACGGGTCGGAGGAGATCGTCTTCGACAAGCTGTCCAAGCGGCAGCGGCTCGCCAACACCCCGAACGGCCCGCTGGGCGACGGTGACCACGTCAACGTCGGGCAGCAGCTGCTCGAGGGCACGCCCGACCCGCACGAGGTGCTCCGCGTGATGGGCCCGCGTGAGGCGCAGATGCACCTCACCGACGAGGTCCAGAAGGTGTACCGCGCGCAGGGTGTGTCGATCCACGACAAGCACATCGAGGTCATCGTGCGGCAGATGCTGCGCCGCGTGACGGTCATCGACTCGGGTGGCACGGACTTCCTGCCGGGCGAGCTGCCCGAGCGGACCAAGTTCGAGGCGCGCAACCGGTCGACGGTCTCCGAAGGCGGCGAGCCGGCTTCGGGTCGTCCGGTGCTGATGGGCATCACGAAGGCCTCGCTGACCACGGACTCGTGGCTGTCGGCGGCCTCGTTCCAGGAGACCACGCGTGTCCTGACCGACGCGGCCATCAACGGCCGTTCGGACCGGCTCGTGGGCCTCAAGGAGAACGTGATCATCGGTAAGCTGATCCCGGCCGGTACCGGCATCAACAAGTACCGGAACATCCAGGTCCAGCCGACCGAGGAGGCCCGGGTCGCGGCTTACGCGATCCCGTCCTACGACGACGGCTACTACACCCCGGACGTGTTCGGTTCGGGCACCGGTGCCGCTGTTCCGCTCGACGACTACGACTTCGGCCGCGACTTCCGCTGA
- a CDS encoding zinc ribbon domain-containing protein — protein sequence MADVVPFTDNFSDISNTQGYQFEFRCERCGNGYRSAFQRDAVETGRGVLRAVGSFFGGKLQDLSYSADQWRYDRATNSSAKDRALAAAVKEISPSFRQCRGCSDWMCADQCWNTEIGQCLRCSPSVAEEISRAQASAQRDQIWDRARDRDWTRDLDLDTRAHLTCPSCGVKAEGGKFCASCGSSLAPTVHCTGCGKPSTAGAIFCGDCGTRL from the coding sequence GTGGCTGACGTCGTGCCGTTCACGGACAACTTCTCCGATATCTCCAACACCCAGGGCTACCAGTTCGAGTTCCGCTGTGAACGCTGCGGGAACGGCTACCGGTCGGCCTTCCAGCGCGACGCGGTCGAAACGGGCCGCGGCGTCCTGCGCGCGGTGGGCTCGTTCTTCGGCGGCAAGCTGCAGGACCTGAGCTACTCCGCCGACCAGTGGCGCTACGACCGCGCGACGAACTCCTCCGCGAAGGACCGCGCGCTCGCGGCCGCGGTCAAGGAGATCTCGCCGAGCTTCCGCCAGTGCCGGGGTTGCAGCGACTGGATGTGCGCGGACCAGTGCTGGAACACCGAGATCGGGCAGTGCCTGCGGTGCTCGCCGAGCGTCGCGGAGGAGATCTCGCGCGCCCAGGCTTCCGCGCAGCGCGACCAGATCTGGGACCGCGCCCGCGACCGCGACTGGACCCGCGACCTCGACCTGGACACCCGCGCCCACCTCACCTGCCCCAGCTGCGGCGTGAAGGCCGAGGGCGGCAAGTTCTGCGCCTCCTGCGGCTCGTCCCTGGCCCCCACCGTCCACTGCACCGGATGCGGCAAGCCCTCCACCGCCGGCGCCATCTTCTGCGGCGACTGCGGCACCCGCCTGTGA
- a CDS encoding YbaB/EbfC family nucleoid-associated protein — MSAEMDRLVAEFEKFQSKIKQAEANFAKVGDLQDEVVALEATAMSPDRAVTVVAGPGGSVKDIRLTAEALRQQPQQLATTILSTLHRAVADAAVQQAGIVDAHVGAAFGLDVSGQVLEAQAEAMGTTAEELKSKASEAQPAPRRLSDEDLEHGDILRRAEPPAAPPPPPPARPADDGVRRLWDHEEDR; from the coding sequence GTGTCGGCTGAGATGGATCGTCTCGTCGCCGAGTTCGAGAAGTTCCAGAGCAAGATCAAACAGGCCGAGGCGAACTTCGCGAAGGTCGGTGACCTGCAGGACGAGGTGGTCGCGCTCGAGGCGACGGCGATGTCGCCCGACCGCGCCGTGACCGTCGTCGCGGGCCCGGGCGGCTCCGTGAAGGACATCCGCCTCACGGCCGAGGCCCTGCGCCAGCAGCCGCAGCAGCTGGCCACCACCATCCTCTCCACCCTGCACCGCGCAGTCGCCGACGCGGCCGTGCAGCAGGCCGGCATCGTCGACGCGCACGTGGGCGCCGCCTTCGGCCTCGACGTGTCCGGCCAGGTCCTCGAAGCCCAGGCCGAAGCGATGGGAACCACGGCCGAAGAGCTGAAGTCCAAGGCCTCGGAGGCGCAGCCGGCCCCACGCCGGCTGTCGGACGAAGACCTCGAACACGGCGACATCCTGCGCCGCGCCGAGCCCCCGGCCGCTCCCCCGCCGCCTCCCCCGGCTCGCCCCGCCGACGACGGCGTCCGGCGCCTGTGGGACCACGAGGAGGACCGATGA
- the aroQ gene encoding gamma subclass chorismate mutase AroQ, whose product MFGNETARRPTVILAVALAALTVGGTQAMAASEKTATDTAGTAGRAFGRLGPLADLVVERLRVSDRVAASKFGTDKPIDDPAREEQELAAVRTRAFALGLDPERTAAFFSDQITASKVVQRGLFDRWTAHPEQAPTTRRDLTEIRAELDELTTSLLTELVATNDVRDHGAPCRVDVLEAQISADVVDHLDELHRTALRTALQSLC is encoded by the coding sequence ATGTTCGGGAACGAGACTGCTCGTCGCCCCACCGTGATTCTCGCCGTCGCGCTGGCCGCACTCACCGTCGGAGGCACTCAGGCCATGGCCGCATCCGAAAAGACCGCCACAGACACCGCCGGCACCGCGGGCCGCGCGTTCGGCCGGCTCGGGCCGCTCGCCGACCTCGTGGTCGAGCGCCTGCGGGTGAGTGACCGCGTGGCCGCGTCGAAGTTCGGCACGGACAAGCCCATCGACGACCCGGCGCGCGAGGAGCAGGAGCTCGCTGCGGTGCGCACGCGCGCGTTCGCGCTGGGCTTGGACCCCGAGCGCACGGCCGCGTTCTTCTCCGACCAGATCACCGCGAGCAAGGTCGTGCAGCGCGGGCTGTTCGACCGCTGGACCGCGCACCCCGAGCAGGCGCCCACCACCCGCCGGGACCTCACCGAGATCCGCGCCGAGCTGGACGAGCTGACCACGTCACTGCTGACCGAGCTGGTGGCCACGAACGACGTCCGCGACCACGGCGCGCCGTGCCGCGTGGACGTGCTCGAGGCGCAGATCTCGGCCGACGTCGTCGACCACCTCGACGAGCTGCACCGCACCGCGCTGCGCACGGCCCTGCAGTCGCTCTGCTGA
- a CDS encoding DNA-directed RNA polymerase subunit beta → MAVSPANQATAATTSAVSRSESTGIPGAPVRVSFAKIREPLNTPNLLDVQLQSFQWFTGAEAWFERRVNEGDENPVGGLEEVLNEISPIEDFSGSMSLSFSAPRFDEVKASIEECKDKDMTYAAPLFVTAEFVNNNTGEIKSQTVFLGDFPVMTDKGTFIINGTERVVVSQLVRSPGVYFDSSVDKTTDKDVFSVRVIPSRGAWLEFDVDKRDTVGVRIDRKRRQPVTVLLKALGWTTEAIRERFSFSETLLATLEKDHTAGTDEALLDIYRKLRPGEPPTKESAQTLLENLFFKPKRYDLAKVGRYKVNKKLGLDTPYDTGTLTEEDIVSAIEYLVRLHAGDDKMTSVSNVEVPVETDDIDHFGNRRLRTVGELIQNQIRVGLSRTERVVRERMTTQDVEAITPQTLINIRPIGAAIKEFFGTSQLSQFMDQNNPLSGLTHKRRLSALGPGGLSRERAGMEVRDVHPSHYGRMCPIETPEGPNIGLIGSLCSYARVNPFGFIETPYRKVVEGQVTDQVDYLTADEEDRFVKAQANAPLTEDSHFVENKVLGRRKGGEVELIDPLEIDYMDVSPRQMVSVATAMIPFLEHDDANRALMGANMQRQAVPLLRNQAPYVGTGVELRAAVDAGDVLVAEQAGVVEELSADIITIMHDDGTRKSYGLYKFRRSNHGTCFNHRPIVDEGDRVEKGQVIADGPSTENGEMALGKNLLVAVMPWEGHNYEDAIILSERLVQDDVLTSIHIEEHEIDARDTKLGAEEITRDIPNVSEEVLADLDERGIIRIGAEVRDGDILVGKVTPKGETELTPEERLLRAIFGEKAREVRDTSLKVPHGETGKVIGIRVFSREDDDELPPGVNELVRVYVAQKRKIQPGDKLAGRHGNKGVIGKILPAEDMPFMEDGTPVDIILNTHGVPRRMNIGQILELHLGWLASQGWTIEGNPEWAKNLSEELYDVAPNTNTATPVFDGAKEEELTGLLGATKPNRDGERMVKENGKATLLDGRSGEPYPYPVAVGYMYILKLHHLVDDKIHARSTGPYSMITQQPLGGKAQFGGQRFGEMECWAMQAYGAAYTLQELLTIKSDDVVGRVKVYEAIVKGENIPEPGIPESFKVLLKELQSLCLNVEVLSSDGAAIEMRDSDDEDLERAAANLGINLSRNESPSVDDVVH, encoded by the coding sequence TTGGCAGTCTCTCCCGCGAACCAGGCCACTGCTGCGACCACCTCGGCTGTATCCCGCTCGGAGTCCACGGGTATCCCCGGCGCGCCCGTGCGGGTCTCTTTCGCAAAGATTCGCGAACCCCTTAACACCCCCAACCTGCTGGACGTGCAGCTCCAGTCGTTCCAGTGGTTCACCGGAGCCGAGGCGTGGTTCGAGCGCCGCGTCAACGAAGGTGACGAGAACCCGGTCGGCGGCCTGGAAGAGGTCCTCAACGAGATCTCCCCGATCGAGGACTTCTCGGGTTCCATGTCGCTGTCCTTCTCCGCTCCGCGCTTCGACGAGGTCAAGGCCTCGATCGAGGAGTGCAAGGACAAGGACATGACCTACGCGGCCCCGCTGTTCGTCACGGCGGAGTTCGTCAACAACAACACCGGTGAGATCAAGAGCCAGACGGTCTTCCTCGGCGACTTCCCGGTGATGACGGACAAGGGCACCTTCATCATCAACGGCACCGAGCGGGTCGTCGTGTCCCAGCTCGTGCGTTCTCCGGGTGTGTACTTCGACAGCAGTGTCGACAAGACGACCGACAAGGACGTCTTCAGCGTTCGCGTGATCCCGAGCCGCGGCGCGTGGCTCGAGTTCGACGTCGACAAGCGCGACACCGTCGGCGTCCGCATCGACCGCAAGCGCCGCCAGCCGGTCACCGTGCTGCTGAAGGCGCTGGGCTGGACCACCGAGGCGATCCGCGAGCGCTTCTCCTTCTCGGAGACGCTGCTGGCGACCCTCGAGAAGGACCACACCGCCGGCACCGACGAGGCGCTGCTCGACATCTACCGCAAGCTCCGTCCGGGCGAGCCGCCCACGAAGGAGAGCGCGCAGACGCTGCTGGAGAACCTGTTCTTCAAGCCGAAGCGCTACGACCTGGCCAAGGTCGGTCGTTACAAGGTCAACAAGAAGCTCGGTCTCGACACCCCGTACGACACGGGCACGCTGACCGAAGAGGACATCGTCTCGGCCATCGAGTACCTGGTCCGGCTCCACGCCGGCGACGACAAGATGACCAGCGTGTCGAACGTCGAGGTGCCGGTCGAGACCGACGACATCGACCACTTCGGCAACCGCCGCCTGCGCACGGTGGGTGAGCTGATCCAGAACCAGATCCGGGTCGGCCTCTCCCGCACCGAGCGCGTCGTGCGCGAGCGCATGACCACGCAGGACGTCGAGGCGATCACGCCGCAGACCCTGATCAACATCCGCCCCATCGGCGCGGCGATCAAGGAGTTCTTCGGCACCTCGCAGCTGTCGCAGTTCATGGACCAGAACAACCCGCTGTCGGGCCTGACCCACAAGCGCCGCCTCTCGGCGCTGGGCCCCGGTGGTCTGTCCCGTGAGCGCGCCGGCATGGAGGTCCGCGACGTCCACCCGTCGCACTACGGCCGCATGTGCCCGATCGAGACGCCGGAAGGCCCGAACATCGGCCTGATCGGTTCGCTCTGCTCGTACGCGCGGGTCAACCCGTTCGGTTTCATCGAGACCCCGTACCGCAAGGTCGTCGAGGGCCAGGTCACCGACCAGGTCGACTACCTCACGGCCGACGAGGAAGACCGCTTCGTCAAGGCGCAGGCCAACGCGCCGCTGACCGAAGACAGCCACTTCGTCGAGAACAAGGTCCTGGGTCGCCGCAAGGGCGGCGAGGTCGAGCTGATCGACCCGCTCGAGATCGACTACATGGACGTGTCGCCGCGGCAGATGGTCTCCGTCGCCACCGCGATGATCCCGTTCCTGGAGCACGACGACGCGAACCGCGCGCTGATGGGCGCGAACATGCAGCGCCAGGCTGTGCCGCTGCTGCGCAACCAGGCCCCGTACGTGGGCACGGGTGTGGAGCTGCGCGCCGCGGTCGACGCCGGTGACGTCCTCGTGGCCGAGCAGGCCGGCGTGGTCGAGGAGCTGTCCGCGGACATCATCACGATCATGCACGACGACGGCACGCGGAAGAGCTACGGACTGTACAAGTTCCGCCGCTCCAACCACGGAACGTGCTTCAACCACCGCCCGATCGTCGACGAGGGTGACCGCGTCGAAAAGGGCCAGGTCATCGCCGACGGCCCGTCCACCGAGAACGGTGAGATGGCGCTGGGCAAGAACCTGCTCGTGGCGGTCATGCCGTGGGAGGGCCACAACTACGAGGACGCGATCATCCTCTCCGAGCGCCTGGTGCAGGACGACGTGCTCACGTCGATCCACATCGAGGAGCACGAGATCGACGCCCGCGACACCAAGCTGGGCGCCGAGGAGATCACCCGGGACATCCCGAACGTCTCCGAGGAGGTGCTCGCCGACCTCGACGAGCGCGGCATCATCCGCATCGGTGCCGAGGTCCGCGACGGCGACATCCTGGTCGGCAAGGTCACGCCGAAGGGCGAGACGGAGCTGACGCCGGAAGAGCGCCTGCTGCGCGCGATCTTCGGTGAGAAGGCCCGCGAAGTCCGCGACACCTCGCTGAAGGTGCCGCACGGCGAGACCGGCAAGGTCATCGGCATCCGCGTGTTCTCGCGCGAGGACGACGACGAGCTGCCCCCGGGCGTCAACGAGCTGGTCCGCGTCTACGTGGCCCAGAAGCGCAAGATCCAGCCGGGCGACAAGCTCGCCGGCCGCCACGGCAACAAGGGCGTCATCGGCAAGATCCTGCCCGCCGAGGACATGCCCTTCATGGAGGACGGCACGCCGGTCGACATCATCCTGAACACCCACGGTGTTCCGCGACGGATGAACATCGGCCAGATCCTCGAGCTGCACCTGGGCTGGCTGGCCTCACAGGGCTGGACGATCGAGGGCAACCCGGAGTGGGCGAAGAACCTCTCCGAGGAGCTCTACGACGTCGCGCCGAACACGAACACCGCCACGCCGGTGTTCGACGGTGCGAAGGAGGAAGAGCTCACCGGGCTGCTCGGGGCGACCAAGCCGAACCGCGACGGCGAGCGCATGGTCAAGGAGAACGGCAAGGCGACCTTGCTGGACGGCCGCTCCGGCGAGCCGTACCCGTACCCGGTCGCGGTCGGCTACATGTACATCCTGAAGCTGCACCACCTGGTCGACGACAAGATCCACGCCCGCTCCACCGGTCCGTACTCGATGATCACGCAGCAGCCGCTGGGTGGTAAGGCGCAGTTCGGTGGCCAGCGCTTCGGTGAGATGGAGTGCTGGGCGATGCAGGCGTACGGCGCTGCCTACACGCTGCAGGAGCTGCTCACGATCAAGTCGGACGACGTGGTCGGCCGCGTGAAGGTGTACGAGGCCATCGTCAAGGGGGAGAACATCCCCGAGCCGGGTATCCCGGAGTCGTTCAAGGTGCTCCTGAAGGAGCTCCAGTCGCTGTGCCTGAACGTCGAGGTGCTCTCCAGCGACGGTGCGGCCATCGAGATGCGCGACTCCGACGACGAGGACCTCGAGCGCGCTGCGGCCAACCTCGGCATCAACCTGTCCCGCAACGAGTCGCCCTCGGTGGACGACGTCGTGCACTGA
- the rpsL gene encoding 30S ribosomal protein S12, translated as MPTIQQLVRKGRQDKAAKQKTAALKGSPQRRGVCTRVYTTTPKKPNSALRKVARVKLTSGIEVTAYIPGEGHNLQEHSMVLVRGGRVKDLPGVRYKIIRGSLDTQGVKNRKQARSRYGAKKEKS; from the coding sequence TTGCCCACGATCCAGCAGCTGGTCCGCAAGGGCCGCCAGGACAAGGCTGCCAAGCAGAAGACCGCGGCCCTCAAGGGGAGCCCGCAGCGTCGTGGCGTGTGCACCCGCGTGTACACCACGACCCCGAAGAAGCCGAACTCGGCGCTGCGCAAGGTTGCGCGTGTGAAGCTGACGAGCGGCATCGAGGTCACGGCGTACATCCCCGGTGAGGGCCACAACCTGCAGGAGCACTCGATGGTGCTCGTGCGCGGTGGCCGGGTGAAGGACCTGCCGGGCGTTCGCTACAAGATCATCCGCGGTTCGCTCGACACCCAGGGTGTGAAGAACCGCAAGCAGGCGCGCAGCCGCTATGGCGCGAAG